catacatacatacatacatacatacatacatacatacatacatacatacatacatacatacatacatacatacatacatacatacatacatacatacatacatacatacatacatacatacatacatacatacatacatacatacatacatacatacatacatacatacatacatacatacatacatacatacatacatacatacatacatacatacatacatacatacatatatatatatatatatatatatttagccaCATCCTCCATCCCCTTGCTCCATCCCCTTTAGGCCCATCCTCATTTCCGATGACGTGGCAGCCCATCCTCCATCACCATACCTTCCAGTCTTATATTAAGGCGATATATTAAAATAGTAAAGTAAATAACGAGGACTTTGTATAATGTTATAATACTATTTGGGGTATTATATATACATTAGTTATTGATCACACAAATTTATATACATTGGTTTCCAGTTATAAATAATTATTATGATTTGAACACTCATTCATATATACTTAAAAAGATAACTAACTTAATATACAAATAATTCTATGTATATAATGATTAAAATTAGTAATTTATGGGTGTGTGTTTTCTATGTTAAAAGCTTTATAGCGAGCTAAGATCTATTCAAAGTGAACTTAATATGAATGAAATATTAATACATACGAGTAAGGTGTTTAAATCATAATTTGATATAAAAATTGGGTAACAGTTGTCCTACCATACATCGGTTGGTGAACAAATTTAAAGTGGTTTATAAATAACAAATCAAGATCTTCGGCAAGCTCCCTCCCTTAAGTTTTACTACCActcatgcatgcatacatacatacataggaTGCAAATTTACCTTCGAATAACTATAAAAATTCTAACATGTGCATGTTTGCACATAAGAATATCGGACTAAAGATCCTGGGCTTGCTTCTGCAGATAACAATATTAATTAAGCCATCTTAGTACAACTAGTTTGTTTATTACAAGATTAATATGCGTGTCGGGCTTTTTCCGGCTACAAAATGAACAAGTTGGCTCATTTTATTGACAAAAGTATTGGAGTTTAAACAAATATAAAGACATGCTAGTTTACTTGTCATTCGAGTAGAGGTAAGAACTCTTATATTTTTTTTCCGTTTCACGACACTGCTAGAAAAATTGGCATTCGTGACCACCTTCTCAATCATAAACCGACCGCAACATCAATTTGAGACCAAATAAGCGGTGACAAAAACATTGCGCAATCGATTTTAGTGATCGGCCTGGTTCAAAGTCATAAAACTTGTTCACACAAACGTTATTATTGCATTGTTCACATAAAATTATATAACTAACATATGAAAAGTAGGCAGTAAAACTAGTGtatgtttatatgtatgtatgcatataAAGAATTAACTTGTTAAACAAACCTTTAAATAAAAAATGTTTCTTTTCTAGTGTCAACGAAATGACAAGTGAGTACTTAGGTCATATTTGTCAACATAGTAGGTAGCCCTACTCCAGTTTCATCACTTCCAACAAAATTCGATTTGAGGTATTGGTTAACGACTCCTATCAATCATCACATGATTGCACCAATTGatatgaattttgaatttgataattttgtttttattttattaaattactgTAGTGGTTAATGCATGCATGCAAAGTTAACTAATTTCATCCAAATCAATCAAATAAGCCAAACTACACACACAATTTGACATATTTTGCTAACATatagattaaaataataaatgtactttttattgtaataaatttTTAAAATTGAACACCTAATGTATATGAAGTGTTATAACATGTTAACTGATAAATATACTATCTTCTTTCATATgcaaaatattttatataatattGTATATAAATTATCAAAGTAACCAACTCTTCTTGTGTCGAGTCTATAAATACTTCCATCCAATTGTTCACTTCCATCACAAAACCACAAGCAGTGCTAGCCTTTCATTAGCCATAGTGAGCTAACCCATCACAATAATATGGCTCGGTCGTCAATCACCATGCTCATGTTTCTGATCATCTCTATCCTGGCTATAGCCAATGGCTCTTACCTCTACCCTCAGTTTTACGACCACTCATGTCCGCAAGCTAAAGACATAGTCCAGTCTGTCGTTGCGAAAGCTGTTGCAAAAGAGGCTCGTATGGCTGCTTCTTTGCTCAGACTCCATTTCCACGATTGTTTTGTCAAGGTTTGTTCTTAATAAGTATCGTCACTACTAAACTCTGCTATTGTTATGGACAAATTAAATATCAACTTGTCACAAGTTTTAGGTGTCACCACTCACCATATATCTACTTACACCGAAAGTTACCCGAATTTTTCCTTTTGGGCTTTAATATTTGTAAAACGAAGTTTAATTAATTCtatgtttttaaacatttaaaaaatataaattttaataatctaaatttgtaattatatatatattactttAAGATTTTATTATAATGTCTAGGACGCAATATTTTTGCGCTGGTATGACGCAAGCAGAAATCGTGTCATTGTTTTAGTGCACATAAATCTAGATAAATATGAAAGTCAAATGGCTATTTTTGTTAAAGGGAATatgtcacagaatagtaaccaagtttcaaaagtgttttAATTAGGTCACTCGTATCGTTTTTATCCCatttagataacttaacattcaaatcgagtcatgcccttttttctatgtgtcaagaaaaaaatgaagaataagatgttggggtcggattattttaatatatgaaattatatttattaaaaataaaaaactttaattacattaaaaattaaaaaaaaaacaagttacaattcaCGTTATCATTCaaagttagcatcaaataaaagggaaaagagaaacaaaaatccacatcaccatggttacttatgaaatggatgaaaaaacccttaattttaatgaaaaatgaatgttgagtgacctgattgaaacacttttgaaacttgagtgacctaattggaacacttttaaaacttggttactattctacaaagttacccctttGTTAAACGTATTGGTCAAGTGGCTCTATAAATTGgtaaaatatttatataaacaTGAAAGTCAAATAGCTATTTTTGTGAAACGTATTGATTAAATGGTTCTAAAAGTTAGTAAAATGTTGTTATGGTGATCAGAAACTTACTCTATGTGCATTCAAATAATCATTTAGGGGTGCGATGCTTCGATACTTCTTGACAACAGTGGAAGCATAATCAGCGAGAAGGGGTCCGTCCCAAACCGCAACTCGGCTCGTGGGTTCGAAGTCATTGACCAAATCAAAGCTGCATTGGAGGAGGCGTGCCCTCAAACCGTCTCGTGTGCTGATATTATGGCTCTAGCAGCTAGAGACTCTACCGTTCTGGTATCATATCCTAACACACCCATGGCACATAACTTATTATTTGAACCTTAAATCATGAATGCATGTTTTAAATTTGTGCAGACTGGTGGACCAAGTTGGGAAGTCCCATTAGGCAGAAGGGATTCATTAGGTGCAAGCTTGAGTGGTTCTAACCAAAACATTCCTGCTCCCAACAACACTTTTCAGACCATTCTCACCAAATTCAAGCTTAAGGGTCTTGACATTGTTGATTTTGTAGCACTATCAGGTAAGATTTAAACATGGTTGATTAAAAAAGGCTAATATctaaaaaaagaaaattggtatttaataaaccaacctttaaccagttggtaaataataatccaaccttcaaaattggtaaataataatctcacctatcaacatgttggtactcaatgaactttcgttaattttttttaactgaagttagtttttatgttttatttattacacaaacagtccctgtagttgtaatttactagttttaactattttatgaaacaaaaaaaccactcgaaaatcctccttttcctcgatttgaggtttataaaatagttaaaactagtaaattacaactacatggactgtttgtgtaataaataaaacttaaaaactaacttcagttaaaaaaaattaacggaagttcattgagtaccaacatgttgataggtaggattattatataccaattctgtaggttggattattatttaccaactggttaaaggttggtttattaaataccaattttccctaaaaaaaagttaaatagtGTAACACTTTTAagtttttaaatattttaaaacAATTAATAAAGATTGAAAGTTAAGTTTTTAAATATGCATGGTTTTTAATAATAAActacttatttttttatttttctttaattttgtcATGTTAATATtcaagaaaattttgaaaaatctattATAGTTCAAGAAAAATGATAATCTCTTGGTCTTAAAACATTTCTCTTTGCAGGAAGTCACACTATTGGAAATGCTAGGTGTACCAGTTTCAGGCAAAGGTTATACAACAACACCGGCAACGGGCGGCCCGACTTTTCGCTAGACCAATCATACGCCGCGAAGCTTCGCCAAAACTGTCCAAGATCCGGTGGTGATCAGAACCTGTTTTTCTTGGATCCGGTGTCACCCACAAAATTCGATAACAATTATTACAAGAACTTAATTGCTAAAAAGGGTCTTCTAAGCTCTGATGAAATACTTTTTACTCAAAACCAACAAACAATGGAGTTTGTGAAGCAGTATGCTGCAAATCAAGAGCTTTTCTTCCAGCAGTTTGCAAAGTCTATGGTTAAAATGGGAAACATTGCTCCTTTGACCGGCAAAAGTGGTCAAATCAGAAAGATTTGCAGAAAAATCAATAGTTAAAAAGGAGGGTATCATGCAATCATCAATCATGATCAAAATTTAGAAATTATAATGTTTTGATGTAATATTCTGCTGTTCAATTTGATTTATCTTATTTTGTCCAATTAAAGAACTCTTGTGAAGTTGTTATTGATGTCCTGAAAGTTGTACCATGTCTTGGAACTTTTGGCCATCATGTGGAATGTGAGATATATTATACGCGTTTTTTAAACATTCAAGCTTAATGACCAATTTGGTGTTAGATCTAATAATTAATATGAATAAAGCAATAAATCATCACTATATAATTCTTATGTTGTtcttaaataaattaatatattatGCTTaaggtgtaaggagtggttaaacactttggagtggcaaaccaaaaaaccgaccaatcagagcgcgtcatgtcaatcagtcaaaagtgtttaaactttggtgaaaattgttggcaatggtttagacacttggtgaagtggtaaactaattaaaaaaaaaggaaaaacttgtgattggttgagataggaATGGATCCCACCCACAAtgccctctctctctctctctctcaatcacCTTCCCCGCATCGGTGATCCTCCCCCGATTCTTGAGTTGTTCGGCAACGGCAAAACCTCGGTGGCggtgtttgccgatcggcaaaaGGGTTTGTCGAGGTTTGCCGCGTCCCACTCCGCACACCCTTAAGAAAATAAATAGATTGAACATTAATCTAGACTAGATAATTATTACTAATATATTGTTTAGGCTGCAGATGGCTGTTGATACGTTTCACGCCGCTCACAAATTAATAGGGGAAGCAATCAGGATTGGGTTTGTCTAGTCCCAAATAAACAAGATGAGTTGTCCCTTGACGGACACCCGCTGACGTCTCTCTGGCGGCTGTAGATGTAACATCTGTCAAAATGGGctcccaaaatccgacccgtttgaAAACCTGAATCCTAACCTTTGAAACCTCGGAATTTTTCGCGAAATAAATAACCATAGAAGGAATTATTCTCTAATTTAATCCCATATCGATTTAGCTATTTAATTACTTGTTTAATTTATTAAATTGATATTTCAATTAAAACTATTAATATTGTAATATAAGCCGGTTAGTTCGGTTGAGTTTCAAAGAAGAGTTTGTTAGTCAAGTTAAATCgttattaaagttgagggactATTTGTGTATTTACTTCAAAGTGTAAAAGAAACTTggattcaaaaataaaatatgaACATCAGGGACTGTTTGTGCAATTAGTTTTAAGTGTAAAACAAactttgttatatttatatttgTGATTAGTTTGTTTAGTATTGCCACTTGCTAGTCAACTAACTGTGTTTAAATTACCTAATGGAACACAAATATAAGTAATTATTTTTAGTATAATATTTTAGATGTCTTCTGATCAAATTATAACCTTGTtaagttttatgtaaattttCAAATCATATTAATTGTGATAACACAGTTATGAAAACTAAATCATATGTGATGTACATAtgcaataaaataaaatatatacaaatgataactaataattatatatataattaaaaaagttgtttaatttttttaaagataaGAACATGAATGATCGACAAATTATTATAATTCTTTCATGTCAATTAAATGTAATGAGGAGAGAAATTGTAATATCTAAAAATCGACTATAAATCCTAAATGTTAAGGAATTTATTAAACCATCTCTCGTGTGGTACTTCCATATTTAGGATACTCGCTCCCACTTGTTCGGCTTTCCAATTTTTACTCGTGCGTTACTTTACGAGGAATCGCAAACACAACCACTGTGAGTAGATCTTACTTCTTCCCCCTTTTTGTCACTTTaactttttggggtgtatcatATGTCACGTGTTCATAAGTGTTTCATATCATTTTCCCAACATGCAAACTTAAATGTCATATGTGTTCATGATTGGTATCGCATTGTTACGCTATTTGTTTCACATACATGTATTATGTGTTTACTTCTTTGTGTCTCTGTTTCTCTGTTTCGCGTGGATCCACCACCGGTTGACCAGTTCCCCCACGACCATGGGGCGAACTCGGTATCACCATCATTGTTTCATGGTTTCGCTTTTCGCCTCTCGGGGCTTGAATCGCATCATTTGTTTCACTGATTATGTTTCATTATGTCTTGTTACATTACTTGTTGATGTGGATTGATTGATGAATTATTTGTTGATGTCACTATTACATTTAATATTGCATGTTAcataatttttattaaataaattcaactaatcttttaaggttaaataaaaacaaataaagatctactcgccaacttttgttgacccaaaaaccatttttacacatgatacaggtgAACAGGTACGAAGAGAAGATTGGACATAGGATGTGCCTTAGTTAACAAGAAAACGGATTAGTGTAGTTTATTTATGTCTCGCGTTTGTAATTATTTGAATAAATTGTTTTGTGAAACATTTgttatgaataaattattatttaaaacacgCAATAGCAAGTCATAAGCTCTCGAGTTAACCCGATCATGCCCCGATCACCTATTCCGCTGcgggttggggtgtgacagattggtatcagagctattgaCTTTAGGGATATAGGATAGGTTATTAGACCCTTAGAACCTATACTTTAGTCATCTAGGAACCATGTGCTTATGTGATTTTGTGTTATGCTTAACTTATGATTTGCTATTGCTCATGCATTTAAATTCCTTTCATTTCACACACAAACACATGCAAGCACTTTATTTGCTACTTAATTACACGATACATGTAATGGTTATAATTATATCATGAAGTCTACATATGTGTTACATATATATCACTCTAAAATACCATACAAAACTTATAAAATCTTATTTATAAGTTCTCAATTTCACtgaattttcaaaacatttcTCTCCATTTTCCAAATACTCATTTCATGCTATTCAAACTCTTGTGATTTTTTGTTTTCAAATCTCATCAAAGTGAGTTCATGTGACTGGCATGTAGTAAGTGGAAGGGTTCGAGTACGGGTAatcgggacgtcctgtctaggaTTGACATTCGTATAAATCCTCACTAACGGACCAGTTTGCCTACCTGGGGACTAACGATGAGAGTACGAAggacctattaggccaaagcatgccaCACCAAACGTTGTGTGAACTAACACCACTTTGAGTTGTCCCCGTGTCCAACCAAGGATACCCTCCGACTTTCATACATTACATTCATGTTTCTCGATTTTCTTCGGGTTTTGTTATACGTTACCAGGCTAACACATGCGAACCATACGAAAGCCCGGTAATCATGGGGGCCCACATGATTATGAAGGTGAAGTATGGCGGCATTCAAGGCCCAATTACGAGCAAAGCCCAAGAACACTTTAAAAGTGTTATCATGAGTTTTTGTTTTTAAATACACCCCAAACGTTTTTATTTTATCATATGTTTATATTTTTCTTATGTCTACTAGCAAATCCATCAAAAATCTCACAACCTCGTTTGCGTTGATTCTAAAAAACTCCAACAAACGCATGGCTACCCAAATTGCCAAGCAAATGGCTGCCGTGATTCCTAACATTGTGATCCAAGCCCAACAAGCCGTACCCCTTCGAGCCTTCCTAGTCACCCAAGTGGCACCCAACCCAGCTTACCCAAACAAGAAGCCCTACACTAGTCCTCTCCCTCAATGCAACACTTGCCACTATCATCATCAACCCACCGTATCTTGTCGACTGTGTGCCAATTGTGGACGATATGGTCATCCGAGTAACACTTGTCGTACCCCTCAAAACCAAGCTCCACCACCTGCCCAAAACATGATCCAACCCAATCAACAACCACAATATCCCATGGCACCCTATATTAGAGCCTGCCTCAATTTTGGTGACCCTACCCATTCAGAAACACGTGCCCTAGACTGTTTAATATCATCAACGCTCAAGCCAAGCAAACCCAGTTAACCAAGCGAATCAGGCTAACCCAGCACCCCCACCAGCAAGACGTAGGGCCTAGAACATCAACGCCAACCCAGCTGAGGTCAACAACAACGGCGCGAATGAGCAACCCAACTAGCCTTATTCCACCATGAAAACTCAAGGATCCGCTCTAGTTGCTTTTCTTAATTCCATTCCAAGCTTTTACCAATTACATTTCTTGTTTTGAGTACTCACGTTACAATTGCTTTCAATTTGAGTATTAACATTTCAAGATTTCATTAATTCATATCGTTGCAAACAATACCATGTTACGCCATTTGTTTTCAATAAAAATGCATATCATGTCATTTCACATCAATTAAATTTCATGTCATTTCATGTCATCATACAACACGGTGGacctcgtttcataacttagggaaaGTGGGTCACGTCTCACTTTTTCATAGGCTGGCCACTTCCTTATAACACCAGAAAGAGGTACCACCATCATTAGTCTTGTTTTCTTCGGATTCGAGACTCAAGCATTGGTTGTTGTGATTGGCTATGTTTGGTAGAATTTAGGATGAGTCGCATAGAACTAATCATGACTTAATAACAAAGCCAATGAAAATTTGACAacgacatggtggatacgccgctggtacttcctatacataagtgttCTTGTCAAAGGATCAAAAGCATTATTAAAGAGTCATGAGAGGTTCTAAGTAAGTTGTGTCAATCTCAGTTTGGATAATGATATGTTTGGAGattcttttttttatttcatatgtAACCCAATCATTATGACGTTTTGATTTCCGCAAAACCCCTTGCCATGATTGAAAATTCCAATTAGACATCAAAATTATGACTCAGTAGTAAATCCTTGTTGTGCTAAGAGCCATCTCCATGTTATGACGCTTGTCACTTCTACACCACTGGCAACAAAGAGCGATTCCTTTACTAGGAACGTTACCGTCACAATCGAACCTAAACCCTACTTTGATTCTATGTGAACTCCTAGAGAATACGCTAAAACAGTTACTGATTTCGGTTTCctcttaatttcgggacgaaattcctaaAAGTAGGGGAgattgtaacatccgtcaaaatgggctcccaaaatccgacccgtttgaAAACCTGAATTCTAACCTTTGAAACCTCGGAATTTTTAGCGAAATAAATAACCATAGAAGGAATTATTCTCTAATTTAATCCCATATCGATTTAGCTATTTAATTACTTGTTTAATTTATTAAATTGATATTTCAATTAAAACTATTAATATTGTAACATAACCCGGTTAGTTCGGTTGAGTTTCAAAGAAGAGTTTGTTAGTCAAGTTAAATCgttattaaagttgagggactATTTGTGTATTTACTTCAAAGTGTAAAAGAAACTTggattcaaaaataaaatatgaACATCAGGGACTGTTTGTGCAATTAGTTTTAAGTGTAAAATAAACTttgttttaaaacaaaaaaacgagaaccacgggactcgaacccgggttcACCGGTTCCATAACAACACAATACACCACAGCCTCTTCTCATTCAAACAAAACCCACCATCTATCTATCTTGAAACCTTGCAGCTTTCAAAATAAGTCTCCAAGATTGCCGCCAAACACATAACGTGTACAGCTTCACCTTCCAACTTTACCTTCGCTGATTTTTCGGTGATTAAACCCATCTCCGCGTTTCCGTTTTTGAAGCTCACCTCGAACCTGGACGTTATCTTGGCCACACACACCTTCAGTCCATTCCTTTTCCGTATTCGGAAACTTGGAAATATACGGGAACAAGGTTTGAAAGGTGTATATTAATAGCATCAGCCATCTCGACACCCTCACAACTCCACAACATTTTTCATATCCTTACACCCTTGCCGGAGAAGCTGGTCGTCGCCGCGGACATCACCGGAGTCGTACGGAGAGCACCAGGGGGACCGGTTTATCTTCGTTTCGGTATACTATCTTTCTTATC
This is a stretch of genomic DNA from Helianthus annuus cultivar XRQ/B chromosome 16, HanXRQr2.0-SUNRISE, whole genome shotgun sequence. It encodes these proteins:
- the LOC110915367 gene encoding peroxidase 72-like produces the protein MARSSITMLMFLIISILAIANGSYLYPQFYDHSCPQAKDIVQSVVAKAVAKEARMAASLLRLHFHDCFVKGCDASILLDNSGSIISEKGSVPNRNSARGFEVIDQIKAALEEACPQTVSCADIMALAARDSTVLTGGPSWEVPLGRRDSLGASLSGSNQNIPAPNNTFQTILTKFKLKGLDIVDFVALSGSHTIGNARCTSFRQRLYNNTGNGRPDFSLDQSYAAKLRQNCPRSGGDQNLFFLDPVSPTKFDNNYYKNLIAKKGLLSSDEILFTQNQQTMEFVKQYAANQELFFQQFAKSMVKMGNIAPLTGKSGQIRKICRKINS